In one window of Frigoriglobus tundricola DNA:
- a CDS encoding DUF1572 family protein, with protein MSTDLRAALNHAVADELTSALATVVNCVNQLSEEQVWWRPPEGMNAVGNLLVHLAGNVKQVIVDNLTGVPDTRNRPAEFATRDPVPKAELLRALTDVVTRAKAAFAGASDERLAQVVRVNKNEWTGLQAALRSTAHFRGHTQEIIHMTRELLGDKYQFSGPK; from the coding sequence ATGTCTACGGACCTGCGGGCCGCACTGAACCACGCCGTCGCCGACGAACTCACGTCGGCGCTGGCGACCGTCGTCAACTGCGTCAACCAGCTCAGCGAGGAGCAGGTGTGGTGGCGCCCGCCGGAGGGCATGAACGCGGTCGGGAACCTGCTCGTTCACCTCGCGGGGAACGTGAAGCAGGTGATCGTGGACAACCTCACGGGCGTTCCGGACACCCGGAACCGCCCGGCCGAGTTCGCCACCCGCGACCCGGTCCCGAAGGCCGAGCTGCTCCGCGCCCTGACCGACGTGGTGACCCGGGCGAAGGCCGCGTTCGCGGGCGCGTCCGACGAGCGCCTCGCCCAGGTCGTTCGCGTGAACAAGAACGAGTGGACCGGCCTCCAGGCCGCGCTGCGGAGCACGGCCCACTTCCGCGGGCACACGCAGGAGATCATCCACATGACCCGCGAACTGCTCGGCGATAAGTACCAGTTCTCGGGCCCGAAGTGA
- a CDS encoding TadE/TadG family type IV pilus assembly protein, producing MLRRRSHARKGVAAAEVAVISAFLLVPLVIGVWEVGRLVQVTQIVSNSARAGARLAAQGTTITSSGSTTQVMISGTAPDVTDTVYQYLIGAGLTNLQASDVTVTFTFLPPNSNGATQPYQGLKGQPFTVQVTIPWNKVRWVNLGIINPTTVTYTAYWQMMVDDTFTVNATLPSW from the coding sequence ATGCTCCGCCGACGTTCACACGCTCGCAAGGGGGTCGCTGCGGCCGAGGTCGCCGTGATCAGCGCGTTCCTCCTGGTCCCCCTCGTAATCGGGGTCTGGGAAGTGGGGCGGCTCGTGCAGGTGACCCAGATCGTCAGCAACAGCGCCCGCGCGGGCGCCCGGCTGGCGGCGCAGGGGACCACGATCACCTCGTCGGGGTCCACCACTCAGGTGATGATCTCCGGCACCGCCCCGGACGTGACCGACACGGTGTACCAGTACCTGATCGGGGCCGGCCTCACCAACCTCCAGGCGTCGGACGTCACGGTGACGTTCACGTTCCTGCCGCCCAACAGTAACGGGGCGACCCAGCCGTACCAGGGGCTGAAGGGCCAGCCCTTCACGGTCCAGGTCACGATCCCGTGGAACAAGGTGCGGTGGGTGAACCTGGGCATCATCAACCCGACCACGGTGACGTACACCGCCTACTGGCAGATGATGGTGGACGACACGTTCACGGTCAACGCGACCCTCCCCTCCTGGTAA
- the lpxB gene encoding lipid-A-disaccharide synthase, which yields MKIFLSAGEPSGDLHGANLIRAIHARQPGTKITAFGGALMRDAGAEIVYPLTDLAVMGLPQVIMNFPTFLRVGALAIRHIRSARPDAVVLIDYPGFHIAIAKRLRAYGVPVYYFVPPQLWAWKQWRVRSVRKYFTGVLTALPFEDDWFRSRHVATHYIGHPYFDELARQQLDPAFLAAERAKPGTRVAVLPGSRNREILANTAMMLSAARKIHAARPDTRFLVAAFNARQAEAVRAQLPPGVPIDVHSGRTPEIIELAEACVAVSGSVSLELMYRAKPTAVVFRMGGYGLWLVRQMIKIKYISLVNLLADETLYPEIATSVDESDWITGHVLGWLNDPVKRAELVGRIAALRDRVAVPGACDRAADYLLNAPALARRLAA from the coding sequence ATGAAGATCTTTCTGAGCGCGGGCGAACCGAGCGGTGACCTCCACGGCGCCAATCTCATCCGCGCGATCCATGCCCGACAGCCCGGCACGAAGATCACGGCGTTCGGCGGCGCGCTCATGCGCGACGCCGGGGCCGAGATCGTCTATCCCCTCACCGATCTCGCGGTAATGGGGCTGCCCCAAGTGATCATGAACTTCCCGACGTTCCTGCGCGTCGGGGCGCTCGCGATCCGTCACATCCGGTCCGCCCGGCCCGATGCGGTCGTTCTGATCGATTACCCCGGCTTCCACATCGCGATCGCCAAGCGGTTGCGGGCCTACGGCGTGCCGGTGTATTACTTCGTGCCGCCGCAACTTTGGGCCTGGAAGCAGTGGCGCGTGCGGAGTGTGCGCAAGTACTTCACCGGCGTCCTCACGGCCCTCCCGTTCGAGGACGACTGGTTCCGCTCCCGGCACGTCGCCACGCACTACATCGGGCACCCGTACTTCGACGAACTCGCCCGGCAGCAACTCGACCCGGCGTTCCTGGCGGCCGAGCGTGCGAAACCGGGCACGCGGGTCGCCGTCCTCCCCGGCTCGCGCAACCGCGAGATCCTCGCCAACACGGCGATGATGCTCAGCGCCGCCCGGAAAATTCACGCCGCTCGGCCCGATACGCGGTTCCTGGTGGCCGCGTTCAACGCGCGCCAGGCCGAAGCGGTCCGCGCGCAACTGCCCCCCGGCGTGCCGATCGACGTCCATTCGGGCCGCACGCCGGAAATCATTGAACTGGCGGAGGCGTGCGTCGCGGTGTCCGGGTCGGTCAGTCTGGAACTGATGTACCGGGCCAAGCCGACGGCCGTGGTGTTCCGCATGGGCGGGTACGGTCTGTGGCTGGTGCGGCAGATGATCAAGATCAAGTACATCAGCCTCGTCAACCTGCTGGCCGACGAAACCCTGTACCCCGAGATCGCCACCAGCGTGGACGAGTCCGACTGGATCACGGGGCACGTCTTGGGCTGGCTGAACGATCCCGTCAAGCGGGCGGAGCTGGTCGGTCGGATCGCGGCGCTGCGCGACCGAGTGGCCGTGCCCGGGGCGTGCGACCGGGCAGCGGATTACCTCCTTAACGCCCCCGCCCTGGCGCGGCGACTCGCGGCGTAG
- a CDS encoding metal-dependent transcriptional regulator: MPDQPTQAVQDYLKAIHVRGGASGFVEPNKIVDELGVKAPSVTGMLKRLSDAGWIEYAPGKGARLSATGLAEALRVIRRHRLVELFLAQVLKLDWSEVDAEAEALEHAISPRLEQAIADYLGEPHEDPHGHPIPSRTGELKARNLQRLSECRAGQTVIVREAQDDNPDRLRHWRKQGLTPGARVHILTYQELDDLFEVEVDGTLVRLGSEGLAGLRGELVTADAAG; this comes from the coding sequence ATGCCTGACCAGCCGACGCAAGCCGTTCAGGATTACTTGAAGGCCATTCACGTCCGCGGCGGCGCGTCCGGGTTTGTGGAGCCGAACAAGATCGTCGATGAACTCGGGGTCAAGGCGCCGTCCGTAACTGGAATGCTCAAGAGGCTTTCGGACGCCGGGTGGATCGAGTACGCGCCCGGAAAGGGCGCCCGGCTTTCCGCGACCGGTCTGGCCGAAGCGCTCCGGGTCATCCGCCGCCACCGGTTGGTGGAACTCTTCCTCGCTCAAGTGCTGAAGCTCGACTGGAGCGAGGTGGACGCCGAGGCGGAGGCGCTCGAACACGCCATATCGCCGCGGCTCGAACAGGCGATCGCCGATTACCTGGGCGAACCGCACGAAGACCCGCACGGCCACCCGATCCCGTCCCGCACCGGCGAGCTGAAGGCGCGGAACCTCCAGCGCCTCTCGGAGTGTCGGGCCGGGCAGACGGTGATCGTCCGCGAGGCGCAGGACGACAACCCGGACCGGTTGCGCCACTGGCGCAAGCAGGGGCTCACGCCCGGTGCCCGCGTCCACATCCTCACCTATCAGGAACTCGACGACCTGTTCGAGGTGGAGGTGGACGGCACCCTGGTCCGGCTCGGCAGCGAGGGGCTGGCCGGGCTGCGGGGCGAACTGGTAACCGCCGATGCCGCTGGCTAA
- a CDS encoding ABC transporter substrate-binding protein → MPRSVYYLLAAALPLAFGCGGPQERFTIVVIPKGLTHEHWQSVHRGAERCAADLAAEEGNSVRIIFDGPLRERDAMEQIRIVDRRVATGASGIVLAPQHSHTMTACVKRAARAGVPVVIIDSGLVEADSYVKYVATDNYHGGCLAAEHLIGELKKQGKTKPKLILFRYAVGSEATEQREKGFEDTAKRICPDAVWLSADKYAGATRDSAMREAGPLVLQFKDQVDGIFAPNESSAVGMTDVLRSQGLNKKVLVMGFDASKPLLQAIQEGDIVGSILQDPYRMGYLSTWCCVRYLLGEDVNKGRTDMNMSTGEFVITRDNVTADSTLGLFDRDYQARRTIDTPRFPKRGQP, encoded by the coding sequence ATGCCGCGTTCAGTTTATTATCTCCTCGCCGCCGCGCTGCCCCTCGCGTTCGGGTGCGGCGGCCCGCAGGAACGGTTCACGATCGTCGTCATCCCGAAGGGGTTGACGCACGAGCACTGGCAGTCGGTCCACCGCGGCGCGGAGCGCTGCGCCGCCGACCTGGCCGCGGAAGAAGGCAATTCTGTCCGGATCATCTTCGACGGCCCGCTGCGCGAGCGGGACGCGATGGAGCAGATCCGCATCGTGGACCGCCGCGTCGCCACGGGCGCGAGCGGGATCGTGCTCGCCCCGCAGCACAGCCACACGATGACCGCGTGCGTGAAGCGCGCCGCCCGCGCCGGGGTGCCGGTGGTCATCATCGACTCCGGTCTCGTCGAAGCCGACAGTTACGTCAAGTACGTGGCCACCGACAACTACCACGGCGGGTGCCTCGCGGCCGAGCACCTCATCGGCGAACTCAAGAAGCAGGGCAAAACGAAGCCGAAACTGATCCTGTTCCGGTACGCCGTCGGTTCGGAGGCGACCGAGCAGCGGGAGAAGGGCTTCGAGGACACCGCGAAGCGCATTTGCCCGGACGCGGTCTGGCTCTCGGCGGACAAGTACGCCGGCGCCACCCGCGATTCGGCGATGCGCGAGGCCGGGCCGCTCGTCCTCCAGTTCAAGGACCAGGTGGACGGCATCTTCGCGCCGAACGAATCGTCCGCGGTGGGCATGACCGACGTCCTCCGGTCCCAAGGGCTGAACAAGAAGGTGCTGGTGATGGGCTTCGACGCCAGCAAGCCGCTCTTGCAAGCCATCCAGGAAGGGGACATCGTCGGCAGCATCCTCCAGGACCCGTACCGGATGGGCTACCTCTCGACGTGGTGCTGCGTGCGGTACCTGCTGGGCGAGGACGTGAACAAGGGCCGCACCGACATGAACATGAGCACCGGCGAGTTCGTCATCACCCGCGACAACGTGACGGCGGACAGCACGCTCGGGCTGTTCGACAGGGACTATCAGGCCCGCCGAACGATCGACACGCCACGGTTCCCGAAGCGGGGGCAGCCGTGA
- a CDS encoding sugar ABC transporter ATP-binding protein: MTAPRLRMTGVRKSYGPTAALRGVDLELRPGEVHALVGENGAGKSTLMKVLSGAEEPGAGTMDLDGAAYRPTGPQTARERGVAMIYQELAVCPDLTVAGNVLLGLEATRFGFLRKAVDRERVAAALAQLGHPEISPDAPVSALAPAARQVVEIARALVSDVKVLVLDEPTSALTQEDAARLFALVKRLKGQGVTVVYISHFLEEIEAVADRFTVLRDGQAVGGGRVGEVSRDRIVELMVGRTGTEHYPRVPHAIGTPVLELADLRGEELPDGVGLVLRRGEILGIAGIVGSGRTELLRAVYGLDPVRAGRVTVGAHSGARFTPAERIAQGVGMVSEDRKTEGLALDLSIADNLTLSRLDATAGFLARARLRTAVGDLLRRFGVRYRDAGQAVGELSGGNQQKVALARLFHQRADVLLLDEPTKGVDVGSKADIYRQIGAAAAEGKAVLVVSSYLPELFGVCDTLAVMCRGKLTAPRPVTEWTPEAVIAAATGA, encoded by the coding sequence ATGACCGCCCCGCGCCTCCGAATGACCGGCGTCCGCAAGAGTTACGGCCCGACGGCCGCGCTGCGCGGCGTGGACCTGGAACTCCGGCCGGGCGAGGTTCACGCCCTCGTCGGCGAGAACGGGGCCGGCAAGTCCACGCTCATGAAAGTGTTGAGCGGCGCGGAGGAACCGGGCGCCGGCACGATGGACCTCGACGGCGCCGCGTACCGCCCGACCGGGCCGCAGACGGCCCGCGAACGCGGCGTGGCGATGATCTACCAGGAACTCGCCGTCTGCCCCGACCTTACCGTTGCCGGAAACGTGCTGCTCGGCCTGGAGGCCACGCGGTTCGGCTTTCTGCGGAAGGCTGTTGACCGCGAACGGGTGGCCGCCGCGCTCGCGCAACTCGGTCACCCCGAGATCTCGCCCGATGCTCCGGTGTCTGCGCTCGCCCCCGCGGCGCGGCAGGTGGTCGAAATCGCCCGCGCGCTCGTGTCCGACGTGAAGGTGCTCGTCCTCGACGAACCGACCAGCGCGCTCACGCAAGAGGACGCGGCGCGGCTGTTCGCGCTCGTGAAGCGGCTCAAGGGGCAGGGGGTGACGGTCGTTTACATCAGCCACTTCCTCGAAGAAATTGAGGCCGTTGCGGACCGGTTCACGGTCCTGCGCGACGGTCAGGCGGTCGGCGGCGGGCGCGTGGGCGAGGTGAGCCGCGACCGCATCGTGGAACTGATGGTCGGGCGCACCGGAACGGAACACTATCCCCGCGTGCCGCACGCGATCGGCACACCGGTCCTCGAACTCGCCGATCTCCGCGGGGAGGAACTGCCCGACGGTGTCGGGCTCGTCCTCCGCCGCGGGGAGATCCTGGGCATCGCGGGCATCGTCGGCTCCGGGCGCACGGAACTGCTCCGCGCCGTGTACGGGCTCGATCCCGTTCGCGCCGGCCGGGTGACGGTGGGTGCGCACAGCGGGGCGCGGTTCACGCCCGCCGAGCGGATCGCCCAGGGCGTCGGCATGGTCAGCGAGGACCGCAAGACGGAAGGATTGGCGCTGGACCTGTCGATCGCGGACAACCTGACCCTGAGCCGGCTCGATGCGACCGCCGGCTTCCTCGCGCGCGCCCGGCTCCGCACGGCGGTCGGCGACCTGCTCCGGCGGTTCGGCGTGCGGTACCGCGACGCGGGCCAAGCCGTCGGGGAACTGAGCGGCGGGAACCAGCAGAAGGTCGCGCTCGCCCGCCTCTTCCACCAGCGCGCCGACGTGCTGCTTCTGGACGAACCGACCAAGGGCGTGGACGTCGGCAGCAAGGCGGACATCTACCGTCAAATCGGCGCCGCCGCGGCCGAAGGGAAGGCCGTGCTCGTGGTCAGCAGTTACCTGCCGGAACTGTTCGGCGTGTGCGACACGCTCGCCGTGATGTGCCGCGGGAAGCTGACCGCGCCGCGGCCCGTAACCGAATGGACGCCGGAGGCGGTGATCGCCGCCGCTACTGGCGCCTGA
- a CDS encoding ABC transporter permease, translating to MSTSPEPSVAPRPIRVPAGPWMGFVAVLLLFTALIGIKVGLGQFISTGNLYVLLHEGTVPAVVALGMLLVLISGGIDLSVGAVVALVTVVTMRVYTATYDAASGPSPAGSLLAAAAGVCAGGACGLANGLLVTRLKLPPFVATLGMLGIARGAATWLAGRTVLPFPLNGGPEWVNAFASSQSEFTNPGLWSLVVLAVLTAVLLHTTVFGRHVYAVGSNELTARLCGIHVARTKTLVYTLAGLFTGWAGVILFAHSNSGNPTLGEQLELDVITAVVIGGASLSGGKGTVIGAVLGVAILGLIKNGVSLFNVPVEMQYILIGVLLLANVSLNRWRRGKVSG from the coding sequence ATGTCAACCTCTCCCGAACCGTCCGTCGCGCCTCGCCCCATTCGCGTGCCCGCCGGCCCGTGGATGGGGTTCGTTGCGGTGCTGCTGCTGTTCACCGCCCTGATCGGCATCAAGGTCGGGTTGGGGCAGTTCATCAGCACCGGTAACCTGTACGTCCTGTTGCACGAGGGGACCGTGCCCGCGGTCGTCGCGCTCGGGATGCTGCTCGTCCTCATCAGCGGCGGGATCGATCTTTCAGTGGGTGCGGTGGTGGCGCTCGTCACCGTCGTCACAATGCGTGTCTACACCGCCACATATGATGCCGCGTCGGGGCCGTCGCCCGCGGGCAGCCTGCTCGCGGCAGCGGCGGGCGTGTGCGCCGGTGGGGCGTGTGGTCTCGCGAACGGGCTGCTCGTCACGCGGTTGAAGCTGCCGCCGTTCGTCGCGACGCTCGGGATGCTCGGGATCGCCCGCGGGGCCGCGACCTGGCTCGCGGGCCGGACGGTGCTCCCGTTCCCGCTCAACGGCGGACCGGAATGGGTGAACGCGTTCGCCTCGTCCCAGAGCGAGTTCACCAACCCCGGTCTGTGGTCGCTCGTGGTACTCGCGGTTCTCACGGCCGTCCTGCTTCACACCACCGTGTTCGGCCGGCACGTGTATGCGGTCGGGTCGAATGAACTGACCGCTCGGTTGTGTGGAATCCACGTGGCGCGCACCAAGACGCTCGTTTACACGCTCGCGGGGCTGTTCACCGGCTGGGCGGGGGTGATCCTGTTCGCACACAGCAACAGCGGCAACCCGACGCTCGGCGAGCAGCTCGAACTGGACGTCATCACCGCGGTGGTGATCGGCGGGGCGAGCCTCTCGGGCGGGAAGGGGACGGTGATCGGGGCGGTGCTGGGGGTCGCGATCCTGGGGCTCATTAAAAATGGTGTGAGTCTGTTCAATGTGCCCGTCGAGATGCAGTACATTCTGATCGGTGTGCTGCTGCTCGCGAACGTGAGCCTGAACCGCTGGCGGCGGGGGAAAGTTTCGGGGTGA
- a CDS encoding zinc-dependent peptidase: MLVTPEIDRQNRRFSLAASAGVAALGAAAGWLYPPLWFGLALAPVTYWFLRRRCLRRRAAARRPFPPEWRDVLERRVRFYSALDDTQQERFRQMVSVFLDEVRVTGVRTDVDDTIRVLVAAGAIIPIFGFHDWEYHRLGEVLIYPGAFDQEYQTERAADANILGLTGLGHLRGVVILSKQSLLAGFAETAGAENVGVHEFAHLVEQEEVDRGLPPEVPVEVVRQWVGYVARELAHPSNRGVGISDYAYTNEHEFFAVLSEYFFGSPEVLRAKAPALYDLLRKLFHQDPAALARHVPRARHRARPNGPCPCGSGKKFQDCCLHAPAKPARDSES; this comes from the coding sequence GTGCTCGTGACACCCGAGATCGACCGCCAGAACCGTCGCTTTTCACTGGCGGCGAGCGCCGGTGTCGCCGCTCTCGGCGCGGCGGCCGGGTGGCTGTACCCGCCACTTTGGTTCGGGCTGGCGCTCGCTCCCGTCACCTACTGGTTTCTCCGCCGGCGGTGCCTGCGGCGCCGGGCCGCTGCGCGACGGCCGTTCCCGCCGGAGTGGCGTGACGTCCTCGAACGCCGGGTCCGGTTCTACAGCGCGTTGGACGACACGCAACAGGAACGGTTCCGTCAAATGGTGAGCGTGTTTCTGGACGAGGTCCGTGTGACCGGAGTCCGGACCGACGTGGACGACACCATTCGCGTGCTGGTGGCCGCGGGCGCGATCATCCCGATATTCGGGTTCCACGACTGGGAGTACCACCGACTCGGCGAGGTGCTGATCTATCCCGGCGCGTTCGATCAGGAGTACCAGACCGAACGGGCGGCCGACGCGAACATTTTGGGGCTCACGGGGCTGGGCCACCTGCGCGGGGTCGTGATCCTGTCGAAGCAATCGCTTCTCGCGGGGTTCGCGGAAACCGCCGGGGCCGAAAACGTCGGCGTTCACGAGTTCGCCCACCTCGTGGAGCAGGAAGAGGTGGACCGGGGGCTCCCGCCGGAGGTTCCGGTGGAGGTCGTGCGCCAGTGGGTCGGGTACGTCGCGCGGGAACTCGCCCACCCGTCGAACCGGGGCGTCGGCATCAGCGATTACGCCTACACGAACGAACACGAGTTCTTCGCGGTGCTCTCCGAGTACTTCTTCGGCTCCCCCGAGGTCCTGCGTGCGAAGGCGCCCGCGTTGTACGACCTGCTCCGCAAACTGTTCCACCAGGACCCGGCGGCTCTTGCCCGCCACGTGCCCCGTGCGCGCCACCGGGCGCGGCCGAACGGTCCGTGCCCGTGCGGGAGCGGGAAAAAGTTCCAGGACTGCTGCTTGCACGCACCCGCGAAGCCCGCCCGTGATTCGGAAAGTTAG
- a CDS encoding AMP nucleosidase, whose protein sequence is MKTKAEIVLDWLPRYTGRPVEQFGKYILLTNFAHYVELFAEQFGVEILGRDRPMTSATAEDITILNFGMGSAMAATVMDLLSAIDPKGVLFLGKCGGLKSTKVGDFILPIAAIRGEGTSHDYLAAEVPALPSYRLQAAVSAAITKHDLDYWTGTVYTTNRRVWEHDEGFKRYLRDIRASAIDMETATIYVVGFVNRIPKGALLLVSDNPMTPEGVKTSKSDVTVTEKYVRTHLEVGIAALAELRDFGDSVRHLRFEERPG, encoded by the coding sequence ATGAAGACGAAAGCGGAGATCGTTCTCGACTGGCTGCCGCGGTACACCGGGCGGCCCGTGGAGCAGTTCGGCAAGTACATCCTGCTCACCAACTTCGCCCACTACGTCGAACTGTTCGCCGAGCAGTTCGGCGTCGAGATCCTCGGCCGCGACCGGCCCATGACGTCCGCCACCGCCGAGGACATCACCATCCTGAACTTCGGGATGGGCAGCGCGATGGCGGCGACCGTGATGGACCTGCTCTCCGCCATCGACCCGAAGGGCGTTCTGTTCCTGGGCAAGTGCGGCGGGCTGAAGAGCACGAAGGTCGGCGACTTCATCCTGCCCATCGCCGCCATTCGCGGCGAGGGGACGAGCCACGACTACCTCGCCGCGGAGGTGCCGGCGCTGCCCTCGTACCGGCTCCAGGCGGCCGTGTCCGCGGCCATCACCAAGCACGACCTCGACTACTGGACCGGCACCGTCTACACGACGAACCGCCGCGTGTGGGAACACGACGAGGGGTTCAAGCGGTACCTCCGCGACATCCGCGCCAGCGCCATCGACATGGAAACGGCCACGATTTACGTGGTCGGGTTCGTGAACCGGATCCCGAAAGGCGCCCTCCTGTTGGTGTCGGACAACCCGATGACGCCGGAGGGGGTGAAGACCTCCAAGAGCGACGTCACGGTGACGGAGAAGTACGTCCGCACGCACCTGGAGGTCGGCATCGCCGCGCTGGCGGAGCTGCGCGACTTCGGCGATTCGGTGCGGCACCTGCGCTTCGAGGAGCGGCCGGGGTGA
- a CDS encoding RipA family octameric membrane protein has translation MSNPGDPPKPYTADEVNRLWQHGMHEERLFHDRLNYFSFLETGLLTICGIMYNKEPAVGFFLPITLVGLLFTLLWMVIQKRHWTYCVHVNARIKQLVPEYRATLDAFPGNRDGLSISRPLALAVPVLFAGTWIAFLAWIVFRDRLPTHINGGITLDRVLLVLLTTGLAWVLLRLRRLERAVRGKQ, from the coding sequence ATGTCGAACCCGGGAGACCCGCCGAAGCCGTACACGGCCGACGAGGTGAACCGCCTCTGGCAGCACGGGATGCACGAGGAGCGGTTGTTCCACGACCGCCTGAACTACTTCTCGTTCCTCGAAACCGGTCTGCTGACCATCTGCGGCATCATGTACAACAAGGAGCCCGCCGTCGGGTTCTTCCTGCCGATCACCCTCGTCGGCCTGCTGTTCACGCTCCTGTGGATGGTCATCCAGAAGCGGCACTGGACGTACTGCGTCCACGTCAACGCCCGCATCAAGCAGCTCGTGCCCGAGTACCGGGCGACCCTGGACGCCTTTCCCGGCAATCGCGACGGGCTCTCGATCTCCCGGCCGCTCGCGCTCGCGGTGCCCGTCCTGTTCGCCGGCACCTGGATCGCGTTCCTGGCGTGGATCGTGTTTCGTGACCGGCTGCCGACACACATCAACGGCGGGATCACCCTCGACCGCGTTCTACTGGTGCTCCTGACCACGGGCCTCGCGTGGGTACTCTTACGGCTGCGGCGACTCGAACGGGCGGTCCGTGGGAAGCAATAG
- a CDS encoding MBL fold metallo-hydrolase, translating into MPLSFQVLGRPGRDNALFVKIDTGQAQTRFLFDCGDGCPHQVGPSELREVDHLCFSHLHMDHISGFDLFFRANFDRTAKPNRIWVPHGSGAVIHHRFRGFLWNLVDEKQAGEWLVHEIAPDTVHTRAYFAREGFLTAHARPDAPRRTRTVIAGDGYTVEAVLLDHGTPSVGYVVREEARVNVDTEALQARGFQPGPWLKRLRGPAAAPGELIAVNGAEHPLGALQADLLLTTPGDSVAYLTDFRMTPTTADVLAERLRGVTTVVCESQYGAADAQLADRVMHSTATEVAAMAARAGIGRLILFHFSDRYAADARRGILADARAIFPNTDLPDDW; encoded by the coding sequence ATGCCTCTGTCATTTCAGGTGCTCGGCCGGCCGGGGCGGGACAACGCGCTGTTCGTGAAGATCGACACCGGCCAGGCCCAGACGCGCTTCCTCTTCGACTGCGGCGACGGCTGCCCGCACCAGGTCGGGCCGTCCGAGCTCCGCGAGGTCGATCACCTGTGCTTCTCGCACCTGCACATGGACCACATCTCGGGGTTCGATCTGTTCTTCCGCGCGAACTTCGACCGCACGGCGAAGCCGAACCGGATCTGGGTGCCGCACGGGAGTGGCGCCGTGATCCACCACCGGTTCCGCGGGTTCTTGTGGAACCTCGTGGACGAGAAGCAGGCGGGCGAGTGGCTCGTCCACGAAATCGCGCCCGACACCGTTCACACGCGGGCGTACTTCGCGAGAGAGGGCTTCCTCACGGCCCACGCCCGGCCGGACGCGCCGCGCCGCACCCGCACCGTTATCGCGGGCGACGGGTACACGGTCGAAGCGGTGCTCCTCGATCACGGCACGCCGTCGGTCGGGTACGTGGTGCGCGAAGAGGCCCGGGTGAACGTGGATACCGAGGCGTTACAGGCCCGCGGCTTCCAGCCCGGACCGTGGCTGAAGCGGCTCCGCGGTCCCGCTGCCGCGCCGGGGGAGTTGATCGCGGTGAACGGTGCGGAGCACCCGCTCGGCGCTTTGCAAGCAGACCTGCTTCTCACCACGCCGGGCGATTCGGTCGCGTACCTCACCGATTTCCGCATGACCCCGACGACGGCAGATGTGCTCGCGGAGCGCCTGCGGGGGGTGACCACCGTGGTGTGCGAGAGCCAGTACGGCGCGGCCGATGCACAACTCGCGGACCGGGTGATGCACTCGACCGCGACCGAAGTGGCGGCAATGGCCGCGCGGGCGGGGATCGGCCGGCTGATCCTGTTCCACTTCTCCGATCGGTACGCCGCCGACGCCCGCCGCGGCATTCTCGCCGACGCGCGGGCGATCTTCCCGAACACGGATTTGCCGGACGACTGGTGA